From the genome of Gryllotalpicola protaetiae:
CGTGAGCGGGGAAGAGCAGTACCTCGTGTCCGGCCACCTGCCCGGGGCCGTCTTCGCCGACCTGTTCGACGACTTCAGCGACCCGGAGGGCGAATACGCCTTCAGCCGGCCGAGCGCCCCGCACTTCGAGCGCGCCGCCCAAGCGCACGGCGTCGACAACGACACCGCTGTCGTCGTCTACGACACGGCTGACGGCATCTGGGCCGCGCGGCTGTGGTGGCTGTTCCATTCCTTCGGGTTCGAGGTGCGCGTGCTCGACGGCGGGTTCGTCAAGTGGCGCGCCGAGGGCCGGCCGATCGCCACGGGTGACGTGCGACCCCGCCGCGCCGGCGAGTTCTCTGCGCACGCCGACGACGAGGCCTGGGCCGACAAGCGCGAGGTCGAGGCCGTGGTCGCCGGCAGCGAGGACGCGGTGCTGCTGTGCGCTCTGCCCGCTCGCGAGTTCACGGGCGAGTCAGGCGGCAAGACGCGGCCCGGCCATATTCCGGGCTCGATCAGCTCACCGGCCGCCCACCTCGTCGACCGCGACACCAACACCTATCTGCCCGCTGAGCGCCTGCGCGAAGTGCTCGGCGACGTGGCCGCGGCCGACGCTCCGATCATCGCGTACTGCCGCAGCGGCATCGCCTCGACGAGCGGCGCGCTCGCCCTCGAGCTGATCGGCCGCACTGACGTGAAGGTCTACGACGGGTCGCTCAACGAGTGGGCCGCCGACGCGAGCGCCCCGCTCGAGACGGGCGCCCCTGTGCTCGCGGCTTCCGGCGGCGGTCGGCACCTGACGCGGCCGGAGCGGCCGCGCCCTTAGCGGGCGGCTTTCCCTGTTCGGCGGACTTCGCACCGGCGTCCGCGCCGCGCGACGAGTTCGCGGTGCGCCCGCGCACGACCCCGATGAATTCGTCGATGTGCGGCTGCGCTTCGGCGGGCGCGTCCTTCAGCCATGCGAGGCCGACGCGCCAGCCGGGTCCGTCGGTCACGGGTCGCGACACCACGTCCTTCCGGGCGTAGAGCCGCGCGATCGACTGCGGCACGACCACGACACCGACGTTGGCGGCGACGACCTCAACGTGCTGTTCGATGTCATCGTCGAACGGATGCCTGACCTCGCCCTCGAGGGCGGCAAGAGCCACCTCGTCGGCGGCCTCGATGACGTGGCCCTTGGGGGCGACCACGAACGGCCGCTCCTCGTAGAGTGCGATCAGATGCACGTCCCCTGGCTGCGTCTCGCCCTCGGCGAGGCGCACGAACGCCAGGTCGGCGGCGCCGTTGCGCACGGCCTGCAGCTCGGCGTCGGCATCCGTCACGGCTTCGATCTGAATCAGTTCGAGCGGATGCCTGCGGAATCGCTCGCCCCAGATGCGCGCCCACTTGCCGGGCGTGACGCCGCGGGCGTAGGCGATGCGCAGGCTGTGGGGCACAGCCCCAGGCTATGCGAGACCCTGGCCGGTAGCCTGAATGCATGAGCGACAACGCGCCACGTCCCGCCGGCCCCGATGCGATGAAGCCGGCCACCGCCGCGAAGAAGCTCGGCATCTACCTGCCCGCTGCGCCCGAGTCGTTCCAGCAGGGCGCGCTCACCCGCTCCGAGTTCCAGGAGCTGCAGTCGACCCCGCCCGAGTGGCTGGTCCAGCTGCGCCTCAACGGCCCGCACCCACGCGATGTGGTCGCGCGCAAGCTCGGCGTCTCGGCGTCGGGCCTCGCCCGCGCCGGCGTGACCGACGCGCTCACCACCGCCGAGATCACCGCCCTGCTGCAGAGCCCGCCCGAGTGGCTCGTGCGCGAGCGTGCGACGCAGGCCACGGTGCGCGCCGAGAACTCCCGAGTCAACGAGGCGAACGCGGTGAAGGCCGCCCGCGCCGCCGAGCGCGACGCCGACTGACGCACAGCCCCGTGGCCGCCGACGTCGTCATCCGACGCGCTCGCGACGACGAGATCGAGCGCACGGTACGCCTCCGCTGGCTGTGGGCCGTGGAGGTCGGCAACACCCCGGCGATGTCCGAGGCCGAGTTCAGCGCCGATGCGGCTGCCTGGGCGCGGGCGCACAGTGAGACGCACCTGCCGCACGTCGCTGTCGCCGATGACACCGGTGGCGCCGAGATCGTCGGCATGGCGTGGCTCGCGCTGACCCCCCGCGTCGCGACGACGAACAGCCTCGACCGGTGGTCAGGCGACCTGCAATCCTGCTATGTCCTGCCGGAGCACCGCGGGAACGGCGTCGGCGGCGCGCTGGTGCAGGCGGTGCTGGCCACCGCGCGCGAGCGGGGCGCCGAGCACGTGACGGTGCACGCGTCTCCGAGGTCGGTCGAGCTGTATGTGCGACACGGATTCCGCAGCAGCGGTCGCCTGCTGTGGGCCGATGTCGCCGTCACCGAGCGCTGAACCTCGACGTCGTCGCCACTTTCCGCTGCCTCCCCGGCGCGGATGCCGCGCCGACCTGCGACGGTTCGCGCGGAGCCTCAGCCCAGCGCGAAGCCTCAGCCCAGCGCGAAGAAGGCCGCTGCTGCACCCGCGAGCGCGACGGGATCGTTCACGTGGCACAGCTCACGCGCCGAGTGCATCGACAGCAGCGGGATGCCGACGTCGAGTGTCGCGATTCCGAGCCTGGTCGCGGTCAGCGGCCCGATGGTCGAACCGCACGGCACCCCGTTGTTCGACACGAACTCCTGATACTCGACTCCCGCGGTGTCGCAGAGCTGCGCCCAGAGCGCTGCGCCCGCAGCATCTGTCGCGTAGCGCTGGTTCGCGTTGATCTTGAGCAGCGGCCCGCCGCCTGAGAGCGGCCGGTTCACCGGGTCGTGGCGGTCGGCATAGTTCGGGTGCACCGAATGGCCCGCGTCGGCCGAGACGACCCAGCTCGCGGCATACGCTCGCAGCCGCTCGCTCACGGTCGCGCCCAGCCCCTCGGAGATACGCGTGAGGATGTCCGACAGGAACGGCCCGGAGGCCCCCGACCGCGATTCGGAGCCGAGCTCCTCGTGATCGAACGCCGCGAGCAGCGGGATCTGAGCGCCCGCCGCCGCCCCGTCGGCCGCCGCGATCAGCGCCGTCACGCCGGCGTGCACCGAGCTGAGGTTGTCGAGGCGCCTGCTCGCGAACAGCGACCGGCCCAGCCCGAACCGCGCCGGCGCCTGCGTGTCGGCGGTGAGGATGTCGTAGCCGAGCACATCCGCCGCCCGCACCCCCGCCGCCTCGGCGAGCAGCCCGACCACGTCGGCACCGCCGAGCGGCGCGTCGGAGGCGAGCCCGAACACAGGTTGTGTGTGCCGCTGCTTGTCGAGCGTCAGCCCGTCGGCGTTCACACCACGGTCGAGGTGGATCGCCAGCTGGGGGATGCGCAGCAGGGGACCTGTGCGCACCAGATGCTCCCGCCCGTCGCGCGTCACGATGCGTCCCGCGAGCTCGAGCTCGCGGTCGAGCCACGAGTTCAGCAGGGGCCCGCCGTAGACCTCGACGCCGGCCTGCAGCCAGCCCGATGATTCGACGGTCGGCTTCGGCTTCAGCTTGAACGCGGGCGAGTCGGTGTGCGCGCCGAGGATGTGGAACGGCGTCGTCGCCCCTGCCCCCTCGGGCACGAGCCAGGCGATGACGGCGCCGTCGCGCACGACGACGTACCGCCCGGGGGCGGCCGGCCACTCCT
Proteins encoded in this window:
- a CDS encoding DUF5997 family protein, giving the protein MKPATAAKKLGIYLPAAPESFQQGALTRSEFQELQSTPPEWLVQLRLNGPHPRDVVARKLGVSASGLARAGVTDALTTAEITALLQSPPEWLVRERATQATVRAENSRVNEANAVKAARAAERDAD
- a CDS encoding M18 family aminopeptidase, yielding MTDAAGTTVVDSFIADLAAFIEAAPSSYHAAAEVARRVENAGFARLAETEEWPAAPGRYVVVRDGAVIAWLVPEGAGATTPFHILGAHTDSPAFKLKPKPTVESSGWLQAGVEVYGGPLLNSWLDRELELAGRIVTRDGREHLVRTGPLLRIPQLAIHLDRGVNADGLTLDKQRHTQPVFGLASDAPLGGADVVGLLAEAAGVRAADVLGYDILTADTQAPARFGLGRSLFASRRLDNLSSVHAGVTALIAAADGAAAGAQIPLLAAFDHEELGSESRSGASGPFLSDILTRISEGLGATVSERLRAYAASWVVSADAGHSVHPNYADRHDPVNRPLSGGGPLLKINANQRYATDAAGAALWAQLCDTAGVEYQEFVSNNGVPCGSTIGPLTATRLGIATLDVGIPLLSMHSARELCHVNDPVALAGAAAAFFALG
- a CDS encoding sulfurtransferase; its protein translation is MQHPLFDGLADPALVSTQWLSDHLGAEGLVVLDATVLPVTGFNGADAYVSGEEQYLVSGHLPGAVFADLFDDFSDPEGEYAFSRPSAPHFERAAQAHGVDNDTAVVVYDTADGIWAARLWWLFHSFGFEVRVLDGGFVKWRAEGRPIATGDVRPRRAGEFSAHADDEAWADKREVEAVVAGSEDAVLLCALPAREFTGESGGKTRPGHIPGSISSPAAHLVDRDTNTYLPAERLREVLGDVAAADAPIIAYCRSGIASTSGALALELIGRTDVKVYDGSLNEWAADASAPLETGAPVLAASGGGRHLTRPERPRP
- a CDS encoding GNAT family N-acetyltransferase, translating into MAADVVIRRARDDEIERTVRLRWLWAVEVGNTPAMSEAEFSADAAAWARAHSETHLPHVAVADDTGGAEIVGMAWLALTPRVATTNSLDRWSGDLQSCYVLPEHRGNGVGGALVQAVLATARERGAEHVTVHASPRSVELYVRHGFRSSGRLLWADVAVTER
- a CDS encoding LysR substrate-binding domain-containing protein, whose protein sequence is MPHSLRIAYARGVTPGKWARIWGERFRRHPLELIQIEAVTDADAELQAVRNGAADLAFVRLAEGETQPGDVHLIALYEERPFVVAPKGHVIEAADEVALAALEGEVRHPFDDDIEQHVEVVAANVGVVVVPQSIARLYARKDVVSRPVTDGPGWRVGLAWLKDAPAEAQPHIDEFIGVVRGRTANSSRGADAGAKSAEQGKPPAKGAAAPAASGADRRRKPRAQGRPSRAGRSRRRPTR